In a genomic window of Colius striatus isolate bColStr4 chromosome 2, bColStr4.1.hap1, whole genome shotgun sequence:
- the MPV17 gene encoding protein Mpv17 yields the protein MAARWSGCGRRLLMRRLLMRRPWAAPALTAGALMGAGDVIAQQLVEQRGLHGHHGPRTLKMMAIGFCFVGPVVGGWYKILDRLIPGTTKVVAVKKMVLDQGAFAPCFLGCFLGITGAMNGLSVEENWSKVRQDYTDALLTNYCIWPPVQIANFYFVPLKHRLAVVQCVAIVWNCYLSWKANRL from the exons ATGGCGGCGCGGTGGAGCGGATGCGGGCGGCGGCTGCTGATGCGGCGGCTGCTGATGCGGCGGCCCTGGGCGGCACCGGCGCTCACCGCCG GGGCACTGATGGGGGCTGGTGACGTGATCGCACAGCAGCTGGTGGAGCAGCGGGGGCTGCATGGGCACCATGGCCCCCGGACCCTGAAGATGATGGCCATCGGCTTCTGCTTCGTG GGCCCCGTTGTGGGTGGTTGGTACAAGATACTGGATCGACTCATACCAGGGACGACCAAAGTTGTGGCTGTGAAAAAGATGGTGCTGGACCAG GGGGCCTTTGCACCATGTTTCCTTGGCTGCTTTCTCGGCATCACAGGGGCCATGAACGGACTGTCAGTGGAGGAGAACTGGTCCAAGGTCCGGCAG GACTACACAGACGCTCTGCTGACCAACTACTGT aTCTGGCCACCTGTGCAAATCGCAAACTTCTACTTCGTGCCCCTGAAGCACAG GCTGGCTGTTGTGCAGTGTGTTGCCATCGTCTGGAACTGTTACCTCTCCTGGAAAGCAAATCGTCTGTGA